A single genomic interval of Thermococcus sp. harbors:
- a CDS encoding RNA ligase partner protein: MKFVLDTSIFVNPDIRRDFGDSPTEAMRVFLGYAEKLFGKVEFYMPPGIYREVMHFVEDEDLRPAIELYIIKKPPNVHELKIPAFVVYELIDDIRRRIDKGLRVAEKAVRESVIETDNVDKIIQKLRRNYRKALREGIVDSKEDFELILLAMELDATIVSADVGILTWAQKMGIRWIDASTFREVLEGLVAKLGEKNL; encoded by the coding sequence ATGAAGTTCGTCCTCGACACGAGCATCTTCGTCAACCCCGACATAAGGCGCGACTTCGGTGATAGCCCAACGGAGGCGATGAGGGTTTTTCTGGGCTACGCGGAGAAGCTCTTTGGAAAGGTGGAGTTTTACATGCCCCCCGGAATATACAGGGAGGTCATGCACTTCGTCGAGGACGAGGATTTGAGGCCGGCAATAGAGCTGTACATCATAAAGAAGCCACCCAACGTCCACGAGCTGAAAATTCCCGCCTTCGTTGTCTACGAGCTCATAGACGACATAAGGAGAAGGATTGATAAGGGTCTTCGCGTTGCCGAGAAGGCCGTCCGCGAGAGCGTCATCGAGACGGACAACGTTGACAAGATAATCCAGAAGCTCAGGAGAAACTACCGCAAGGCGTTGAGGGAGGGTATAGTGGACAGCAAAGAGGACTTCGAGCTCATCCTTCTGGCAATGGAACTCGACGCGACAATAGTCTCGGCGGATGTGGGAATACTCACGTGGGCTCAAAAGATGGGAATTAGGTGGATAGACGCCTCGACCTTCAGGGAAGTGCTTGAGGGACTCGTTGCAAAGCTTGGAGAGAAAAATTTATAA
- a CDS encoding class III signal peptide-containing protein, whose translation MKMRRAQAAVEYLFMIALALVMVLIAIRLVMRTVKTATQTINQTSEELIETLQNMMEG comes from the coding sequence ATGAAGATGAGGCGGGCCCAAGCCGCCGTTGAATACCTCTTTATGATAGCCCTCGCACTCGTGATGGTTCTTATTGCCATAAGACTAGTCATGAGAACCGTGAAGACCGCAACTCAAACGATAAACCAAACTAGCGAAGAACTTATAGAAACCTTGCAAAACATGATGGAAGGGTAG
- a CDS encoding TRAP transporter fused permease subunit, with amino-acid sequence MENPTDVEKLEEVISRTRKLPPSLERVVTVAAVLIGIYEILFIFNFNGALYDMLSRLGIKLHFLLYTLQSQQGEAFVLAMILIIAFMLYPFRKTERFKNVGLLDYTFIFLSLLTMFYLFFRYPSYAENATVYPRDVFFAILAIIVVLEGTRRVIGWVLPVVVLVFLGYAVWNTGFNWTMFSEHMYLASEGIFATPLYVMTIYVFAFIFFGAFLLKIGISDYITEFMITLFGSRPGGPAKAAVIASGLMGTVSGSSVANVLTTGTFTIPLMKRAGYPPEIAGAVEPVASTGGQLMPPIMGAAAFIMAEFLGIPYNKIIIAAVIPALVYYSGVYLFIDRETKRLGLKGMPREHFKPLGYFIRKSYILLPIVVITVALVWGIPAHISAISSLGVAIWVAWVSKDEISGNEALYVATVLIGTTLMFLGYGWQALVGLSLILVALALVRKGVAFNEKLYISLLFLLFIALNQAIGVSKENLLFMTGIFGIVFSLVVGAISKTSDGKMMYSATYESMIEAGKTSTAVMLAAASAGLIQGSLTITGLANSLGYRLADLTGGNLWLLLVVTMVFSLILGMGVPTTANYIITSLVMAPAIYQAVSNLAPYDQPVPGFGTVIALLAAHFFVFYFGILADITPPVALASYAGSALAGGDFWKTALNAVRYAVAGYIGPYIYFTHPEMFLITVKHWNLHTAGLVLYDLGATILVLYMLSVGFTGWLRGHLNKVYRIALIVTAFAAATLNVVIVGLGLVLLLAGYFVGGRRATPA; translated from the coding sequence ATGGAAAACCCTACGGATGTTGAAAAACTGGAGGAAGTGATAAGCAGAACGAGGAAGTTGCCCCCCAGCCTTGAGAGGGTAGTAACGGTGGCGGCGGTTCTCATTGGAATATACGAAATCCTGTTCATCTTCAATTTCAACGGTGCCCTCTATGACATGCTCTCAAGACTCGGAATAAAGCTCCACTTCCTTCTTTACACACTTCAGAGTCAGCAGGGGGAGGCCTTTGTTCTGGCCATGATCCTCATAATAGCTTTTATGCTCTACCCCTTCAGGAAGACCGAGCGCTTTAAGAACGTTGGTCTGCTCGACTACACTTTCATCTTCCTCAGCCTGCTCACGATGTTCTATTTGTTCTTTAGGTATCCCAGCTACGCGGAGAATGCAACGGTCTATCCCAGGGACGTTTTCTTTGCAATTCTTGCAATAATAGTCGTTCTTGAGGGGACGAGGAGGGTTATTGGCTGGGTTCTGCCCGTTGTCGTTCTTGTCTTTTTGGGCTACGCTGTATGGAACACGGGCTTTAATTGGACGATGTTCTCTGAACATATGTATCTGGCGAGTGAGGGCATCTTCGCAACGCCCCTCTACGTCATGACGATATACGTCTTCGCTTTCATCTTCTTCGGGGCGTTCCTTCTTAAGATTGGTATAAGCGACTATATAACCGAGTTCATGATAACCCTTTTCGGCTCAAGGCCCGGGGGGCCGGCAAAGGCTGCTGTTATAGCCAGCGGTTTAATGGGGACCGTCAGCGGTTCGAGTGTGGCAAACGTCCTAACAACGGGAACGTTCACGATACCCCTCATGAAAAGGGCCGGTTATCCTCCGGAGATTGCCGGTGCCGTTGAACCGGTTGCCTCAACCGGAGGTCAGCTGATGCCCCCGATAATGGGTGCAGCCGCCTTCATAATGGCCGAGTTCTTGGGGATACCATATAATAAAATAATAATAGCGGCGGTAATACCCGCCTTGGTCTACTACTCCGGCGTCTATCTCTTTATAGACAGGGAAACCAAAAGACTTGGACTTAAAGGAATGCCAAGGGAGCACTTTAAACCGCTTGGCTACTTCATAAGGAAGAGCTACATTCTCCTTCCAATAGTCGTCATAACGGTTGCCCTCGTCTGGGGAATCCCAGCCCACATATCGGCAATATCCTCGCTTGGCGTGGCAATATGGGTTGCGTGGGTCTCAAAGGATGAGATAAGTGGTAATGAGGCACTCTACGTGGCAACGGTTCTCATAGGGACTACACTTATGTTCCTCGGCTACGGCTGGCAGGCCCTGGTTGGTCTGTCCCTCATACTCGTGGCGCTGGCCCTCGTCAGAAAGGGCGTTGCATTCAACGAGAAGCTCTACATAAGTCTGCTCTTCCTGCTCTTCATAGCTCTCAACCAAGCAATAGGGGTGAGCAAGGAGAACCTGCTCTTTATGACGGGAATATTCGGGATAGTGTTCTCTCTCGTAGTCGGGGCAATATCGAAGACCTCGGATGGCAAAATGATGTACTCCGCAACATACGAATCGATGATTGAGGCAGGAAAGACGAGTACCGCCGTCATGCTGGCAGCTGCGAGTGCGGGCTTGATTCAGGGTTCCCTGACGATAACAGGACTTGCGAATTCCCTGGGTTATCGCTTGGCTGACCTGACCGGAGGAAACCTCTGGTTACTCCTAGTGGTGACGATGGTATTTAGCCTCATCCTTGGGATGGGGGTTCCAACAACCGCAAACTATATCATAACCTCCCTTGTCATGGCCCCTGCAATTTATCAGGCGGTAAGCAACTTGGCTCCCTATGACCAGCCTGTTCCGGGCTTTGGGACCGTTATCGCTCTCTTGGCAGCCCACTTCTTCGTCTTCTACTTCGGAATACTGGCCGATATAACCCCACCAGTCGCACTCGCCAGCTACGCAGGTTCAGCCTTGGCCGGGGGTGACTTCTGGAAAACAGCCCTCAACGCCGTCCGCTATGCTGTGGCTGGTTACATAGGGCCTTATATTTACTTCACACATCCCGAGATGTTTCTGATAACAGTTAAGCACTGGAACCTCCACACTGCTGGCCTAGTGTTATACGACCTCGGCGCTACGATACTGGTTCTTTACATGCTTTCAGTGGGCTTTACCGGTTGGCTCAGGGGACACCTGAACAAGGTGTACAGAATAGCTCTCATAGTAACGGCATTTGCGGCCGCGACACTGAACGTGGTTATAGTCGGCCTTGGGCTGGTGCTTCTTTTGGCCGGCTATTTTGTTGGGGGACGGCGGGCAACACCCGCCTGA
- a CDS encoding DUF1850 domain-containing protein, with translation MKALRKALFLFILLLLMGFPLKSLVISQSGHSQVFILGDKWLRIQYNHSVEHSEVIEIIEANRRGMFVREMLWGDFGAGLPEDIQGLKDGYYYKKIDQPLGDSLDYWFIPFNRPEIIVDNETVIVPRTPGLVHLKIKTCPVILVLIGRC, from the coding sequence GTGAAGGCCTTGAGAAAGGCCCTCTTTCTTTTCATTCTTCTGCTTCTAATGGGTTTTCCCCTTAAATCACTTGTAATAAGTCAGTCTGGCCATTCCCAGGTCTTCATATTGGGTGATAAATGGCTCAGAATCCAGTACAATCACAGCGTTGAGCACAGTGAGGTGATTGAAATAATAGAGGCTAACAGAAGGGGAATGTTCGTTCGAGAGATGCTCTGGGGAGATTTCGGAGCCGGTCTCCCCGAGGACATCCAGGGTCTGAAGGACGGGTATTATTACAAAAAAATAGACCAGCCCCTGGGTGACAGCCTCGATTACTGGTTTATACCCTTCAATCGGCCTGAGATTATAGTGGACAATGAGACCGTGATAGTGCCCAGAACTCCCGGTTTAGTTCACCTTAAAATTAAAACCTGTCCTGTAATCCTTGTACTGATTGGGAGGTGTTAG
- a CDS encoding TAXI family TRAP transporter solute-binding subunit: protein MKKLSAIALVAVLFLSVFVAGCVGSQGGTSTATKSSSSGVSYTGTITIYTGGTSGVYYPLGSKYAELLNKAGIKAKAVTSGASVSNAKAIGDGNAQAAIMQNDVAYYAYNGLYMFQGSPIKKLRGVAALYPETVQFVVRADSDIKTLQDLAGKKVAIGAPGSGTAVAAEQILKAAGVWDKIQKVNQKFSQAAQALKLGQIDAAVIVSGAPTPAITQIAVTTPVRVLPIPDDILNKLKNEGYIFYVRQVLPKDTYKGMTEDTPTLAVKAILVASADLPEDVVYEMTKVLFDNVEALRAVHQKARFISLKTALDGMSIPLHPGAYKYYKEKGLSVPDKIKPPSG from the coding sequence ATGAAGAAACTGAGTGCCATCGCCCTTGTGGCGGTGCTCTTCCTGTCGGTCTTCGTGGCCGGCTGTGTTGGAAGTCAGGGCGGGACTTCAACCGCCACTAAGAGCTCCAGTTCCGGTGTTAGCTATACCGGAACCATAACAATATACACCGGAGGTACCAGCGGAGTTTACTACCCGCTCGGTTCAAAGTACGCGGAACTCCTCAATAAGGCTGGAATTAAGGCCAAAGCTGTTACAAGCGGTGCCAGTGTCTCGAACGCCAAGGCAATCGGTGATGGGAACGCGCAGGCGGCTATAATGCAGAACGATGTTGCATACTACGCCTACAACGGTCTCTACATGTTCCAGGGTAGCCCGATAAAGAAGCTCCGCGGTGTCGCCGCTCTCTACCCCGAGACCGTTCAGTTCGTCGTTAGGGCTGACAGTGATATAAAGACCCTCCAGGACCTTGCTGGTAAGAAGGTTGCCATCGGTGCTCCTGGAAGTGGAACCGCCGTTGCAGCCGAGCAGATACTTAAGGCTGCCGGTGTATGGGACAAGATACAGAAGGTCAACCAGAAGTTCAGCCAGGCCGCTCAGGCTCTTAAGCTCGGCCAGATTGACGCTGCCGTTATAGTTTCAGGCGCCCCAACCCCCGCAATTACCCAGATAGCAGTTACAACCCCAGTTAGGGTTCTTCCGATTCCGGACGACATACTCAATAAGCTCAAGAACGAGGGATACATATTCTACGTCCGCCAGGTCCTCCCGAAGGACACCTACAAGGGAATGACCGAGGACACCCCCACTCTTGCCGTTAAGGCAATCCTCGTGGCGAGCGCTGACCTTCCGGAGGACGTGGTTTACGAGATGACCAAGGTTCTCTTCGACAACGTTGAGGCCCTCAGGGCCGTTCACCAGAAGGCCCGCTTCATAAGCCTCAAGACAGCCCTCGACGGTATGAGCATACCGCTTCACCCAGGGGCTTACAAGTACTACAAGGAGAAGGGTCTCAGCGTGCCCGACAAGATTAAACCACCCAGCGGGTGA
- a CDS encoding D-aminoacyl-tRNA deacylase, protein MKVIMTTKVDKASMNIMEKLVENFGFTETELTFDGNPVYRKADTLILTTNGEMIYYDGLDKSIEKQLKVRPEIIAFASRHSSKQKLPALTTHVTGNWGKAMYGGKDGSLAIAEPNAMKLALLKMNELNDLGWTVCYEATHHGPSELSVPSFFIEIGSSEEEWVNDRAGEIIAETIMYVLKNYERASFKVAVGIGGGHYAPKQTKRALEGDFAFGHIAPKYAHPVSREMLLKAIERSSRRVEVIYVDWKGSRGETRQLARKLAEELGLEFIRD, encoded by the coding sequence ATGAAGGTGATAATGACAACCAAAGTTGACAAGGCCTCGATGAACATCATGGAAAAGCTCGTGGAGAACTTCGGCTTTACCGAGACCGAGTTAACCTTTGATGGAAACCCGGTTTACAGGAAGGCGGACACCCTAATCCTCACGACCAACGGAGAGATGATATACTACGACGGACTTGACAAGTCAATAGAGAAACAGCTCAAGGTAAGGCCCGAGATAATAGCCTTCGCCTCAAGGCACTCAAGCAAGCAAAAGCTTCCAGCCCTAACAACCCACGTTACCGGGAACTGGGGGAAAGCCATGTACGGAGGGAAGGATGGGAGTTTAGCCATCGCAGAGCCAAACGCGATGAAGCTGGCCCTGCTCAAGATGAACGAGCTCAACGACCTCGGCTGGACGGTCTGCTATGAGGCAACCCACCACGGCCCGAGCGAGCTTTCTGTCCCAAGCTTTTTCATAGAGATAGGCTCAAGCGAGGAGGAATGGGTAAACGACAGGGCGGGAGAGATAATAGCAGAGACAATAATGTATGTTCTCAAAAACTACGAGAGGGCCAGCTTCAAGGTCGCGGTCGGGATAGGTGGCGGACATTACGCACCCAAGCAGACCAAGAGGGCGCTGGAGGGCGACTTCGCCTTCGGCCACATCGCGCCAAAGTACGCCCATCCAGTTTCACGGGAAATGCTCCTGAAAGCCATTGAGAGGAGCTCTAGGAGGGTTGAGGTGATATACGTTGACTGGAAGGGCAGCAGGGGGGAGACGAGACAGCTCGCGAGAAAACTTGCCGAGGAACTCGGCCTTGAGTTCATCAGAGATTGA
- the ftsZ gene encoding cell division protein FtsZ: protein MLKLIEDAIERTSATPSKVPEVAPQSDIDEELRRLLEQIQAKIYVVGVGGAGCNTVNRMMQVGIEGAKIIAVNTDAQDLLKIKAHQKILIGKELTRGLGAGNNPKMGEEAARESEREIREALEGADMVFITCGLGGGTGTGAAPVVAEIAKKMGALTVAVVTLPFTVEGIRRIKNAEYGLEKLRKNTDTVIVIPNDKLMEVAPNLPIHMAFKVADEILVQAVKGITELITKPGLVNLDFNDVRAVMKDGGVAMIGIGESDSEKRALEAAQQALNSPLLDVDISGAKGALISISGSDVKLEEAQQIIELVTSKLDPEAQVIWGVQLDEELGKMIRILLVVTGVSSPYAVVEEEETTSYFGEEEKKTIKLDLEEL from the coding sequence ATGCTGAAGCTGATTGAAGATGCCATAGAGAGGACCTCCGCTACCCCCTCCAAGGTTCCGGAGGTAGCCCCGCAGTCGGATATCGACGAGGAGCTCAGAAGGCTCCTCGAACAAATACAGGCCAAGATATACGTCGTTGGTGTTGGCGGTGCCGGCTGTAACACCGTTAACAGGATGATGCAGGTCGGAATAGAGGGGGCTAAGATAATAGCCGTGAACACCGATGCCCAAGACCTGCTCAAAATAAAGGCTCACCAGAAGATACTCATCGGCAAGGAACTCACCAGAGGACTTGGAGCAGGAAACAACCCGAAGATGGGCGAAGAGGCGGCGAGGGAAAGCGAGAGAGAGATAAGGGAGGCCCTCGAAGGGGCCGACATGGTCTTCATAACCTGCGGTCTCGGCGGTGGAACCGGAACTGGCGCCGCACCCGTTGTGGCCGAGATAGCCAAGAAGATGGGAGCACTTACCGTTGCAGTCGTGACACTTCCGTTTACGGTCGAGGGGATAAGGCGCATCAAGAACGCTGAGTACGGCCTTGAGAAACTCAGGAAGAACACGGACACCGTCATAGTCATCCCAAACGACAAGCTGATGGAAGTGGCTCCCAACCTTCCGATACACATGGCCTTTAAGGTCGCCGACGAGATACTCGTTCAGGCAGTCAAGGGCATAACAGAGCTCATCACCAAGCCCGGTCTCGTCAACCTCGACTTCAACGACGTCCGTGCGGTTATGAAGGACGGCGGTGTTGCGATGATCGGCATAGGCGAGAGCGACAGCGAGAAGAGAGCCCTCGAAGCTGCTCAGCAGGCCCTGAACAGTCCCCTTCTCGACGTTGACATCAGCGGTGCAAAAGGAGCACTCATAAGCATCAGCGGAAGCGACGTCAAGCTTGAGGAGGCCCAGCAGATAATAGAGCTGGTCACCAGCAAGCTCGATCCGGAGGCCCAGGTCATCTGGGGCGTCCAGCTTGATGAGGAACTCGGCAAGATGATAAGGATTCTCCTCGTCGTCACGGGCGTCAGCTCGCCCTATGCAGTTGTTGAGGAGGAGGAAACTACCTCATACTTTGGTGAGGAGGAAAAGAAAACCATAAAGCTCGACCTCGAAGAGCTCTGA
- a CDS encoding protein translocase SEC61 complex subunit gamma, whose translation MAGTVEKLRSFMAESKRVLLVTRKPGMKEFKMAVKITGIGMILIGTIGMIIRIIGYLVTGS comes from the coding sequence ATGGCCGGTACTGTAGAGAAGCTCAGAAGCTTCATGGCAGAGTCCAAGAGGGTTCTCCTCGTTACCCGAAAGCCCGGGATGAAGGAGTTTAAAATGGCCGTTAAGATAACGGGCATAGGGATGATTCTAATAGGAACGATCGGGATGATAATCCGCATAATAGGCTACCTGGTCACCGGCTCATGA
- a CDS encoding transcription elongation factor Spt5 gives MAEGKIFTVNVTVGQEITTANLIYSKVKTYNLPVYAILAPSKVRGYIFVEAPNKSAVDEAIRGIRHAKRVLPGEIPFSEIEHFLEEKPAVSGFEPGDIVELIAGPFKGEKAKVVRVDEGKDEIVVELIGSVVPIPVTVRGEYVRLISKRQKE, from the coding sequence ATGGCAGAGGGCAAAATATTCACAGTCAACGTCACCGTAGGCCAGGAGATTACGACGGCAAACCTGATATACAGCAAGGTCAAGACCTACAACCTTCCCGTATACGCGATACTCGCACCGAGCAAAGTCAGGGGGTACATCTTCGTCGAGGCCCCGAACAAGAGCGCCGTTGACGAGGCCATAAGGGGGATAAGGCACGCGAAGCGCGTCCTCCCCGGGGAGATACCCTTCAGCGAAATAGAGCACTTCCTAGAGGAGAAACCTGCCGTGAGTGGCTTCGAACCGGGCGACATCGTTGAGCTAATTGCCGGGCCCTTCAAGGGCGAAAAGGCCAAAGTTGTTAGGGTTGATGAAGGTAAGGACGAGATAGTCGTCGAGCTCATAGGTTCTGTCGTCCCAATACCAGTTACGGTGAGGGGCGAATACGTTAGACTTATAAGCAAACGCCAAAAGGAGTGA
- a CDS encoding 50S ribosomal protein L11 — translation MPQVVEVLVEGGKATPGPPLGPAIGPLGLNVKQVVDEINKATKEFEGMQVPVKVIVEDPKKKTFRIEVGIPPTSQLIKKELGIPKGSSEPVHSPVGNLTMEQVIKIAKMKIDQMLSPTLKAAAKEVMGTALSMGVTIEGKDPREVQREVDEGLYDELFEKAEE, via the coding sequence ATGCCGCAGGTAGTTGAAGTTCTCGTTGAGGGTGGAAAAGCAACACCCGGACCGCCACTCGGTCCGGCAATCGGTCCGCTCGGACTCAACGTCAAGCAGGTCGTTGACGAAATAAACAAAGCCACCAAAGAGTTCGAGGGAATGCAGGTTCCCGTCAAGGTCATCGTCGAGGATCCAAAGAAGAAGACCTTCAGGATCGAGGTGGGAATACCGCCAACGAGCCAGCTCATCAAGAAGGAACTCGGCATTCCCAAAGGTTCAAGCGAGCCAGTGCACAGTCCCGTGGGGAACCTCACCATGGAGCAGGTCATCAAGATAGCGAAGATGAAGATCGACCAGATGCTCTCACCAACGCTCAAAGCCGCAGCCAAAGAGGTCATGGGAACCGCTTTGAGCATGGGAGTCACGATAGAGGGCAAAGACCCCAGGGAAGTTCAGAGAGAGGTCGACGAGGGCCTCTACGACGAGCTTTTTGAAAAAGCCGAGGAGTAA
- a CDS encoding 50S ribosomal protein L1: MAFDRQKLVEAVKEAKARAKPRNFTQTVEIAVNLKDIDLRKPENRFKLEVVLPHGRGKEPKIAVIADGAVAEAAKKLGLDVISGEELEELAKNPRQARKLAKRYDFFIAAAPLMPKIGRYLGRYLGPRNKMPVVVPPTMTNLEPIVNKLKKTVRIQLKNNPVVHARIGTEDMDDEKLAENAEAVLNAIINKLERGENQVKSVYIKTTMGPAVKVER; encoded by the coding sequence ATGGCCTTCGACAGGCAGAAACTCGTGGAAGCGGTGAAGGAGGCGAAGGCCCGGGCTAAGCCGCGCAACTTCACACAGACCGTCGAGATAGCAGTCAACCTCAAGGATATAGACCTCCGCAAGCCGGAGAACAGGTTCAAGCTTGAGGTTGTGCTGCCCCACGGTCGTGGGAAGGAACCAAAGATCGCGGTCATCGCTGATGGTGCCGTTGCCGAGGCGGCTAAAAAGCTCGGGCTTGATGTGATTAGTGGAGAGGAACTTGAGGAGCTCGCCAAGAACCCAAGACAGGCGAGAAAGCTGGCGAAGCGTTACGACTTCTTCATAGCGGCAGCTCCATTGATGCCAAAGATTGGTAGGTACCTCGGTAGGTACCTCGGTCCCAGGAACAAGATGCCAGTGGTTGTCCCGCCGACGATGACGAACCTTGAACCCATAGTTAACAAGCTCAAGAAAACCGTCAGGATACAGCTCAAGAACAACCCGGTGGTTCACGCGAGAATAGGCACTGAAGATATGGACGACGAGAAGCTCGCCGAAAACGCCGAGGCAGTACTCAACGCTATCATAAACAAGCTTGAGCGCGGTGAGAACCAGGTGAAGTCAGTGTACATCAAGACGACGATGGGCCCGGCCGTGAAGGTTGAGAGGTGA
- a CDS encoding 50S ribosomal protein L10 produces MAHVAEWKKKEVEELTKIIKSHPVVALVDVAGVPAYPLSKMRDKLRGKALLRVSRNTLIELAIKRAAQELGKPELEKLADYIQGGAAILATEMNPFKLYKLLEESKTPAPAKPGAVVPHDVVIPAGPTSIPPGPLVGEMQALGIPARIEKGKVSIQKDYTVLRAGEVITEQLARILNALGIEPLEVGLNLLAAYEEGVIYTPEVLAIDEQEYINMLQKAYMHAFNLSVNTAYPTKQTIEAIIQKAFLGAKNVAVEAGYITKETIEEIFGRAVRALLLIAQNLPEELLDEKTKELLNAQAQVAVATQPQVEEKVEEAEEEEEEEEEASEEEALAGLGALFG; encoded by the coding sequence ATGGCCCACGTAGCCGAGTGGAAGAAGAAGGAAGTTGAAGAGCTCACAAAGATTATCAAGAGCCACCCAGTGGTAGCCCTTGTTGACGTGGCCGGCGTCCCAGCTTACCCGCTCAGCAAGATGCGTGACAAGCTCCGCGGGAAGGCTCTCCTCCGCGTGAGCAGGAATACCCTCATCGAGCTCGCCATAAAGAGAGCCGCCCAGGAACTTGGAAAGCCTGAGCTTGAGAAGCTCGCAGACTACATCCAGGGTGGAGCCGCGATACTTGCAACGGAGATGAACCCCTTCAAGCTGTACAAGCTCCTTGAGGAGAGCAAGACCCCGGCCCCAGCAAAACCAGGTGCGGTCGTCCCACACGACGTCGTCATACCAGCCGGCCCTACCTCGATACCGCCGGGGCCGCTCGTCGGCGAAATGCAGGCCCTTGGAATCCCGGCGAGGATCGAGAAGGGCAAGGTCAGCATCCAGAAGGACTACACGGTACTCAGGGCCGGAGAAGTCATAACCGAACAGCTCGCAAGAATCCTCAACGCACTTGGAATAGAGCCACTCGAGGTTGGTCTCAACCTTCTCGCAGCCTATGAAGAGGGTGTAATCTACACCCCAGAGGTACTCGCTATTGACGAGCAGGAATACATCAACATGCTCCAGAAGGCCTACATGCACGCCTTCAACCTGTCGGTCAACACAGCGTACCCGACCAAGCAGACGATCGAGGCAATCATCCAGAAGGCCTTCCTTGGAGCGAAGAACGTTGCCGTCGAGGCTGGCTACATCACCAAGGAGACCATCGAGGAAATCTTCGGCAGGGCTGTACGCGCTCTCCTGCTCATAGCCCAGAACCTGCCGGAGGAACTGCTTGACGAGAAGACCAAAGAGCTTTTAAACGCTCAGGCTCAAGTGGCAGTTGCCACACAGCCTCAGGTAGAGGAGAAGGTTGAAGAGGCCGAGGAGGAGGAAGAGGAAGAAGAGGAGGCTTCCGAGGAGGAAGCCCTTGCCGGACTGGGCGCCCTCTTCGGCTGA
- the rpl12p gene encoding 50S ribosomal protein P1: MEYVYAALLLHAAGKEINEENLKAVLEAAGITPDEARIKALVAALEGVNIDEVIEKAAMPVAAPVAVAAAPAEAPAETAQEEEEEEEEEEVSEEEALAGLGALFG, from the coding sequence ATGGAGTACGTGTATGCCGCTCTGCTACTCCACGCCGCTGGTAAGGAGATAAACGAGGAGAACCTCAAGGCAGTCCTTGAGGCCGCTGGAATTACCCCGGATGAGGCCAGGATAAAGGCCCTCGTCGCTGCCCTTGAGGGCGTCAACATAGACGAGGTCATCGAGAAGGCCGCGATGCCCGTTGCCGCTCCTGTGGCGGTCGCAGCCGCTCCGGCCGAGGCCCCGGCCGAGACCGCCCAGGAGGAGGAAGAGGAGGAAGAGGAAGAGGAGGTCAGCGAGGAGGAGGCCCTCGCTGGTCTCGGCGCCCTCTTCGGCTGA
- a CDS encoding TatD family hydrolase, with protein MIIWDDHFHVDPYHGLFLEAVKQFHRAGGTHLVVVYKTAHDYGFPGLKAEDFMKAMDFHVKLVERINRETPVKAYAVVGVHPAEFDYLAREKGLRYAKNEVMKALEYAQKFCIEGKAVGIGEIGRPHYEVGEEIWEASIELMKYGMALAKEADCAVQLHTESFDEAKFRELGEYVREVGIKPYKVVKHFSPPLVKVAEEVGVFPSIIASKKNIEEAIKQGNRFMMETDYIDDKRRPGAVLGPKTVPKRTKAFLQNGIFTEEDVYKIHVENPRKVYGVEVEE; from the coding sequence ATGATAATCTGGGATGACCACTTCCACGTTGACCCATATCACGGTCTCTTTCTAGAGGCTGTGAAGCAGTTCCACCGCGCCGGGGGAACTCACCTGGTGGTTGTTTACAAGACGGCACACGACTACGGCTTTCCCGGATTGAAAGCCGAGGACTTTATGAAGGCCATGGACTTCCACGTTAAACTTGTGGAGAGGATAAACAGGGAGACACCGGTGAAGGCCTACGCGGTGGTTGGTGTCCATCCAGCGGAATTCGATTACCTGGCAAGGGAGAAGGGACTAAGATACGCCAAAAACGAGGTCATGAAGGCTTTGGAATACGCCCAAAAGTTCTGCATTGAGGGGAAGGCAGTAGGCATAGGAGAGATAGGGAGGCCTCACTACGAGGTTGGCGAGGAAATCTGGGAGGCGAGCATAGAGCTGATGAAGTACGGGATGGCGCTGGCGAAAGAGGCCGACTGCGCGGTTCAGCTTCACACTGAGAGCTTTGACGAAGCTAAGTTCAGGGAACTCGGGGAGTACGTAAGGGAAGTCGGTATAAAGCCCTATAAGGTTGTGAAGCACTTCTCTCCGCCACTGGTTAAAGTTGCGGAGGAGGTAGGCGTCTTCCCGAGCATTATCGCGAGCAAAAAGAACATCGAGGAGGCCATCAAGCAGGGCAACCGCTTCATGATGGAGACGGACTACATAGACGACAAGCGCCGTCCGGGGGCTGTACTCGGACCGAAGACGGTTCCAAAGAGAACGAAAGCCTTCCTCCAGAACGGCATCTTTACGGAGGAGGACGTCTATAAAATTCACGTGGAGAACCCGAGGAAGGTTTACGGGGTCGAGGTGGAGGAGTGA